From Streptomyces sp. SAI-135:
AGCTCCGCGCGCTGCTGTGCGGCGCTCAGCCCCGGCTTCGAGGGCCAGTCCCGGTTGGACACGGTGGCGAGCCACACGCCCCGCATCTCGGTCGCCGCCCGCCGCCTCGGACGGCCCGGCGCGGCGGCCGCTCCCGAGGCCGTCGTCAGGGTGGACAGCGCGGCCAGCGCGAAGGCCCGGCGCGACAGACGTCCCATGTGCACACTCCCCCTACACCACGGATCCGCTCGGTCACGGATCGTCTCCGCGCCCCAGAATGCACGAACGAGGGCGGCCCCAGACGATCGATCATCGATACTTGGGAGTAACGTGCTCGAACGGAGCAGGATCCGGCCACCGCCGGACTGCCACCAGGTGAAGACCAGCGAAAGGGACGAAGTGACGGACTTCCCCGCGGGAGACATCGCGCGCGTCGGAGTGGTGGGCTGCGGCCAGATGGGGGCGGGCATCGCCGAGGTGTGCGCCCGCGCCGGTCTGGACGTGAAGGTCGCCGAGACCACCGGCGAGGCCCTGGAGATCGGCCGCACCCGGCTGTTCAACTCCCTGACCAAGGCCGCCGAACGCGGCAAGATCACGGCGGACGAGCTGGCGGCCACCCAGGCCCGGCTCTCCTTCACCACCGACCTCGGCGAGTTCGCGGACCGCGACCTCGTCATCGAGGCCGTCGTGGAGAACGAGCAGGTGAAGACGGAGATCTTCCAGGTCCTCGACCAGGTGGTGACCCGCCCGGACGCGATCCTGGCGTCCAACACCTCCTCGATCCCGCTGGTGAAGCTGGCGGTCGCCACCTCGCGTCCCGACCAGGTCGTCGGCATCCACTTCTTCAACCCGGCCCCGGTACAGAAGCTCGTCGAGCTGATCCCGGCGCTCACCACCTCCGAGGGCACCCTGGCCCGCGCCCAGCAGTTCGCCGAGAAGCTGCTCGGCAAGCACGCGATCCGCGCCCAGGACCGCTCCGGCTTCGTGGTCAACGCGCTGCTGATCCCGTATCTCCTGTCCGCGATCCGGATGTTCGAGTCGGGCATCGCGAGCCGCGAGGACATCGACAACGGCATGGAGCTCGGCTGCGCCCACCCGATGGGCCCGCTGAAGCTGTCCGACCTGATCGGCCTGGACACCGTCGCCTCGGTCGCCTTCTCCATGTACGAGGAGTACAAGGAGCCGCTGTACGCCGCTCCGCCGCTGCTCCAGCGCATGGTCGACGCGGGCCGGCTGGGCCGCAAGACCGGCTCGGGGTTCTACACCTACGGCTGACCCGCACCCTGTCCGTTCCAGGGTGCCGGTGACACAGTGCTACGACCGCGGGCCCGGCACTTCTCGGAGTGCCGGGCCCGCGTCATTCACACACCGTGTGCGCGCCGGGCCCGCATATGCCTGTCGCACACTCTCCCCACGCGCCCACCAGGCGAGTTGACTCTTCATGCGCATGCAAGGGATGTGACGACTACGGAAAGGAGCGGACCCGTGACCGCCGACCCGGAGCATCCCGTGGTCCATGGAGAACTCGCAGAGTTACGGCGCCGCCTCGATGTCGCGTACGCACGCGTCGAGGGAGGCCTCGCTCTGCTCCATCACCGTACGGAGGAGACGGACAAGGAGATCGACGATCTCAGCGCACGGATCATCGCCCTGGAGCACGCCCGCTGGCCGCTGCCCGCGGTCGCGGCGATCACCGCCGTGGGCGCGCTCGTCGTGGCGATCTGGCAGGCCTTCGGCCACTGAGGCCGCGGGGCACCCGGGTGGGGGATCAGGGCAGGCCCTAGGTGTCCTGACCGAGCCTCAGATGGTGCAACAGGAGTAACGCGGCCGCCATGTTGGCGGCCGGGACCTCCCCACGGGCGACCATGTCGGGAACGAGTTTCAGGGGGACCCATTCCCGGCGGTCGGACTCGAAGTCGTCCACGGGGTGCCCGATGTACTCGCCCGTCTCGGCCCAGTAGATGTGGTGCCGGGCGTCGGTGAGTCCGTTGGAGGGCTCCACGCTCATCAGGTGCTGGAGCGGTCCCGGCCGCCAGCCGGTCTCTTCCTCGAGTTCCCTGGCGGCCGCGACGGCGATGTCCTCGCCGTCCTCGACCACACCCGCGGCGAGCTCCCAGCCCCAGCTGTCGGTGATGAAGCGGTGGCGCCACAGCAGCAGGACCTCGTTGGCCTCGTTCACCACCGTGGCGACGGCGACGGGCCTCAGCCGTATCAGGAAGTGGTCGAGATGCCGGCCGTCCGGCAGTTCGACATCGGCGAGATTGACGCTGAACCAGCGGTTTTCATACACAGTTTGTTCGTTCTGTTTCGTCCACTGCACGGTTCTGCCACCTTCCGTCGAGTAAGTGGCAATATCGCAGCAGGGACTGTGGGGTGTCGGCGTCCGTGTGCCGACCTACAGGGGCACGCGCAGTGCGCCGTCGATCAGTTCGGCTGCCTCGGACGTGCCCGCGCAGCCACTCCGGACCAGGTGTTCGCGCACCGCTCTGAGTCTGTCGCGCAGCCGCTGGGACTCCATCCCCCGCGCCTGTTCCGCCATCTGCACGGCGGTGGCCACCGCCTTGTCGGCGTTGCCCTGGCGCAGCTCGATCGTGCTGAGCATCGCGAGCCGGTGCACCCGGCCGCGGTCGTGGGCCGGGTTGTCGACGGCGGCCGCGGCATGGGCGGCGGCGGCCGCGAGCTCGCCGAGGCTGAGGAGCGCCTCCGCCACCTGGACGTTGACGAGGCCCGGCTGGACATAGCCCGTCTCGTCGGGCTCGTATCCGCGCCGGATGCGTTCGGCGGCCTGCTCGGCCCGCCGGATGCACGACAGCGCGGTCGTGCCGTCGCCGAGGTGGGCGTACGCCTTGGCCTGCATCGCGTACAGGTCGCAGGCGAGCGCCGGAGTGATGTGCTTGCCTGCGGCCCTGAGCGCGGCCTCGGCGAAGGCGACGGCCTGACGGTGTTCCCGCATGAACAGGGACTGGTTGACCAGGAGTGCGATCACATACGCGCCCAGTCCCCGGTCCCCGCTGGCCTTGGCGAGCCTGAGGGCCTGGTGGAAGTAGCGCTGGGCGAGACCGTGGGCGTCGGAGTCGTAGGCGCAGATGCCGGCGACGGCGACCAGCCCTCCGGTGGCCCGGTGCAGTTGGCGGCCCGTCTCGTCGGTGTAGCTGCCGCGCAGCAGCGGGGCCGCCTCGGCGTTGAGGAAGCCCACGATTCTCGTCCGGGTCGCTATGCCACCCGCCTTGCGGTACATCTGCTCGTAGTGGGTGCGGGCCGCGCGCAGCATCTCGATGTCGGCGGGGGTGACCCGGTGCCGGCCACCGCGGGAGACGTCGACGTCCTCGGGCGGGTTCTCCCACTCCCACACCGGCATGACCGCGGGTGTCCCGGTGACCGCGGGGGCGCCCAGGATGTGCGGGCGCTGCTGTTCGTCGGAGCGCCACAGGGCGGTGGCCCGCTCGACGAAGCCGGACAGCGAGGTGCCGTGCGGGGCGGAGGGTTCGCCGGGCACGCCGAGGCCGATGTCGTCGAGGGTGACGGGGCGTTGCAGGCGGCCCGCCAGCACCTCGCAGATCAGGTCGGGCACCTGGCCGCGCGGGCGCTGGCCCTTCAACCAGCGCGCCACGGCGGTGTGTTCGTACCTGAGCGCCAGGCCGCGTGCCCTGCCGGCCTGGTTCACGTGTGCGGCAAGCCCTGCGTGCGAGATCCCGGCTTCGTCGAGGATCGCGTCGAGCAGAGTGTTGGGCTGCATCTGTGCCCCCCGGGTGGCTCGGTGCCGTCAGATTAGTGGGTTCGCTTTCACACGGGGTGTGATCGGAGTGCTCGAATCCGCAGGGTGTGCGCACTGTTGCGGAGAGTTCCCGGCCGGTTGACTGAATTGCCTCGCAAGAGGCCGGCCGGGCCGCCGGCTCCCCCTCGTACAGTGCGGTGGCCTGGCCGTGGGCTTGACCGGGGTTCAGGTGAGGTGCGTTGTCGGCTGCGGGTGGGTGGCGGCTGGTCGCGCAGTTCCCCGCGCCCCTGAACCACGCCCGCGTTGGCGTGTGTTCTGAAGGACCAGTAGGGCGACGTCGTCGGTCGGTGTCGCCCCCGTGTGGTTCAGGAGCGCGGTGAGGACCGCGCCCAGGACCACCTGAGGTGTGCCGTGCACAGCCTCGCGCAGCGCTTCCGGCAGCGAGAAGAACCGGCCATGAGCGTCCCGGGCGTCCTCGGCACCGTCCGT
This genomic window contains:
- a CDS encoding 3-hydroxybutyryl-CoA dehydrogenase; this encodes MKTSERDEVTDFPAGDIARVGVVGCGQMGAGIAEVCARAGLDVKVAETTGEALEIGRTRLFNSLTKAAERGKITADELAATQARLSFTTDLGEFADRDLVIEAVVENEQVKTEIFQVLDQVVTRPDAILASNTSSIPLVKLAVATSRPDQVVGIHFFNPAPVQKLVELIPALTTSEGTLARAQQFAEKLLGKHAIRAQDRSGFVVNALLIPYLLSAIRMFESGIASREDIDNGMELGCAHPMGPLKLSDLIGLDTVASVAFSMYEEYKEPLYAAPPLLQRMVDAGRLGRKTGSGFYTYG
- a CDS encoding NUDIX hydrolase; the protein is MQWTKQNEQTVYENRWFSVNLADVELPDGRHLDHFLIRLRPVAVATVVNEANEVLLLWRHRFITDSWGWELAAGVVEDGEDIAVAAARELEEETGWRPGPLQHLMSVEPSNGLTDARHHIYWAETGEYIGHPVDDFESDRREWVPLKLVPDMVARGEVPAANMAAALLLLHHLRLGQDT